A genomic stretch from Anoplopoma fimbria isolate UVic2021 breed Golden Eagle Sablefish chromosome 8, Afim_UVic_2022, whole genome shotgun sequence includes:
- the LOC129094792 gene encoding 60S ribosomal protein L5, whose protein sequence is MGFVKVVKNKSYFKRYQVKFRRRREGKTDFFARKRLVVQDKNKYNTPKYRMIVRFSNRDICCQIAYAKIEGDMIVCAAYSHELPKYGVAVGLTNYAAAYSTGLLLARRLLNKFGLDKVYEGQVEVTGDEFNVESIDGQPGAFTCYLDAGLARTTTGNKVFGALKGAVDGGLSIPHSTKRFPGYDPESKEFNAEVHRKHIMGINVSEYMSYLMEEDEDAYKKQFSRFIKNGVAPDSIEEMYKKAHAGIRENPVHEKKPVKEVKKKRWNRAKLSLAQRKDRVAQKKASFLRAQEQEDAD, encoded by the exons ATG GGTTTTGTTAAAGTAGTGAAGAACAAGTCCTACTTCAAGAGGTACCAGGTGAAgttcaggaggaggagag AGGGAAAGACTGACTTCTTTGCCCGCAAGCGCCTGGTCGTCCAAGATAAGAACAAGTACAACACACCCAAGTACAGGATGATCGTCCGTTTCTCCAACAGGGACATCTGTTGCCAG ATCGCCTATGCCAAGATCGAGGGTGATATGATCGTGTGTGCGGCCTACTCACACGAGCTGCCTAAGTATGGGGTTGCCGTGGGCTTGACTAACTACGCAGCAGCCTACAGCACTGGTCTGCTGCTGGCTCGTAGA CTGCTGAACAAGTTTGGCCTGGATAAGGTGTATGAAGGCCAGGTGGAGGTGACAGGCGACGAGTTCAACGTGGAGAGCATTGATGGTCAGCCAGGCGCATTCACCTGCTACCTGGATGCTGGGCTTGCCAGAACCACCACTGGCAACAAGGTGTTCGGTGCCCTGAAGGGGGCTGTGGATGGAGGCCTGTCCATCCCTCACAG CACCAAGCGCTTCCCCGGTTATGATCCAGAGAGCAAGGAGTTCAATGCTGAGGTCCACCGCAAGCACATCATGGGCATCAACGTGTCCGAGTACATGAGCTACCTgatggaggaggacgaggacgccTACAAGAAGCAGTTCTCCCGTTTCATCAAGAATGGAGTCGCCCCCGATTCG ATTGaggaaatgtacaaaaaggcTCATGCTGGTATTCGTGAGAATCCAGTCCATGAAAAGAAGCCTGTCAAAGAAGTCAAGAAGAAGAG ATGGAACCGTGCCAAGCTCTCTCTGGCCCAGAGGAAAGACCGCGTCGCCCAAAAGAAGGCCAGCTTCCTCCGGGCTCAGGAACAGGAGGATGCCGATTGA